TCATACTGCGCGGACTGGCGACAGTTTGAGCCTCCAGCAGTTGACATGCTCTCCCCTAGCGCCGAGCGCCCCTCTCGACCGCCTCAGCCTTCAGCGCCAACACCAGGACTGCAACTCCTTGAGCCCCGCTGCTTCGGTGATCACCGCACGCCTGCAGGGCTCTGGCGCCCTACGCCCCAGTCCACACCTACCCGATCGCGATCATGCCCGGCCGCACCCGCACCAGACGCTGCAAATCCTGACGCGTTCGCAGGCTGGGCCACCCGAGCGCGTCGGCGAGCTCCGCTCGGTGGTCGTGCGGGTCAGCGCCAGGCTTCTGCATCCACGGGTGTTCCTGATAGAGGCAGCCGCCAGCGCACTCCTGTCCGTGTTCCCTGTCGCAATCGGTCTCCCGGTGCCCTTCATCGAAGGAGAGTCCGGGAATCACCTGTACGAGCTTCCCAAGCGAAGCCGCATAGATGAGGGCTGTCGACACCGCATCCGCAATGACCAAGTCGTGAGCCTCAATCAGCGCCAACACGTTTGGGAGCACCCTCGTACGGTCTCCTGCTGTGGAGCCTGGCGCGTGACTCGTCCCCCGGTATCCGGCGCACTCGACTGCGAAACCGTGAGACTCGAAGCCCAGGCGTGTTTCGCGGCATAGGAAGTCCTGCCAAGCCAAACAGACAGTCGTCCTGGATGGATCGAAGAGATCAGCCACCTTGCGCGGCATGGACGCGAACGTGATGACGTCATCTTCGCAGGAATGTACGGGGAAGAGCAGGGTCCTGCCACTGCCAGCCAACGAGTTGTTGGCCTGCACTGAGCCAGTCTCCCAAATCGTGGATCGGTTCCTCATCCGCAGGAGATAGAGCCAGGGAGCGCCAATCGCGATGACTTTGCGGGCGCCCGCCGCACGCGCTGACTGAACCCATGCCTCATTCCACATCCATTGGGGCAGCTCCCGGGCTATCGGGTCCAGCACCTTGCGTTGGGGGATCGTCTCCGCGCGCGTCCATCCACCGTGTGGGATACGCCCGAGGATCAGGCATGACATGTCGTAACCAGCGGCCTGGAGAATCAGCTCGCGGTGGCCATAAGCGAACTGTTCACTGTAGCAATCGATACGCGCGTCGCCTTGGCCGAACAAATACGTCGCGGCGCGAACCGCCCCTGCCGTGCTCACGCGGCGCCCTGCAATGGTCAACCGAGCACCCAATGGACAGCTCCTGATTCTAGACCGTTTGATTGGTGCAAGATCCTACCTGCGGTCGATGCGATGCGGTCTCGATCGTGAGGTCGGCCCTTGTCCGCGAGTGTAGCCAAGGCTTCGTCCGAGCGTGGATCGGCTCGACGGTATGCTTGGGCGCCATGGCAACGCTCAAGTCGATCAGGAACAAGATCGTCGACAATAGGCCCGCCCAGGCAGCACTCAGGAAGGCGTCTCGAGCACGGGTCATCCCGCCGCGCGTCTACGAGAAGATCCCGCCGCTCGGCAGCCACCCCGTCATCACACCGGAGGGGAACACAATCGCCTATGTTGCCGACCTGAGCGACATGATGGCGCGGCAAGTCGTGTGGGGGAATCTCCAGGTCTGGGAAGCCACCAGTCTCCAGATCTTCTCCAAGCTTGCCCGATCCTCGGTACGCTTCCTGGACGTCGGAGCCTACACGGGGATCTACAGCCTTATCGCTTGCGCTGACGGCCCAGGCGAGGCTATCGCGTTTGAGCCGAATCCAGCCGTCCGACCACTTCTTGCGAGGAACATCAGGGCCAACAACTTCGATCACCGAGTGACGGTTATCCCAAAGGCCGCATCGGATACCCCTGGCACCGCCACCATGACCATCCCGTTCGACACCACCGCTGCCAGGCTGGATGCAAGCGGAACCGGGCCGTGCGTCGAAGTCACAACAGTCGACGACGTACTGGCTGGCAGAAGAGTGGACATAATGAAGATTGACGTAGAACGGCTGGAGCCGCAGGTGCTGAAGGGGGCTGCCAACTCGCTCTCGCAGTACCATCCGGCGCTCATTATCGAATGCCTAGACCAGGAATCGTTCGTTGCGGTCGATGAGCTCGTTCGCGGCTTCGGCTACGACAACTGCCAGCACCTTGGTCAACGCGGGGTCGCGTCGACCACGTCCTTCGTCGAAGAGCCAGCATTCGCCAACTTCCTCTGGCAAACCACTCACAGGTAGCAGCGAATCACCCTCCGGTACGTTTGCCTCTCTCGTCGGGTGAGATCGCGAGGCTGGCGTCCTTGCTAAGGCCGATTCGCGCGCATGACCCCAGGTTTCTCAGCGAGTAACGAAACCAGAAGACCGGCGATCGATTCGTGGCCCACCGCACTCAAGTGCGCTCCATCCCGCGCGAAGTCGGCGGGCGATAGGACCGCTCCCGGGTCCAGGACGGCAACCCGGCCTGCGGCACGACGGGCCAAGTCGCAAGCAGCCGACCTATTGCTTGCCAAGGCCCCGGGACTCCATGGATAGGTCGCCATCCGATGGAACTGGGGCAAGAGCAGAATGAGCTGGGCATCAGTTTCAGCTTCAAGGCGATCGACCAGCACGCTCAGATTTTCGCGATACAGCTGGGGCGCCATGAACGGTCGGATTCGGAGAGCTTCGGAGACCCGGTCGCCCAGTGCGCTTCCGGCGACTCGCAAGTAGGAACGGTAAACCGCACGCCGAGCCCACTGGATCACGCGGAGAAGCCAGCTCCGGTCAGTCACGGGCAGCTCACCATCTGGATGAACACGAAACCTTCGCAGCGCACGCGGGAACATCAGCATCGCCTCACGCGTCCCGTGGGCGAGAACAACGACGTCCGGCACAAGTGCTTTGACCTCGCTCAATCGGTCAAGGGTGACGGTGACCATTGCCCCACCGAATACCAGCGCCTCGACTTCCCAACCGACAGGGCCAAGACGAGAACGCGCGATCTCCGGGTATGGATGAGCGCCAACAGCTGGGTCAATGCCGAACGTTGTAGCGATCGAGTCACCGCAGATTACGAGTCGATTCGGTCGGCCATCCACAGCACCAGGCTAGAGCCACAAACCCTCGCTCGCGCAGTCGCCACCTTGGATTACGGCCGCACGGCGACCCCGTGCTGACCCGCCCGAAGGAGCAATGCCCACGAGATCCGTGCGTGCTCAGTCCCCCTTCGCGCCGCGCTTGTGCTCAGGATCGACTGCCATGGATGGAATCCCGGGAATCCTGGTCATCGTCTCGGCAAAGGACGGCATCGAACTGCAGCATCACCCCTGTCGAGCTGTCACAGAACCCGGGTTCGAGGCCGCGCAACCGATAACCTTCGGCCTCCAACCACTCAATAGCCTCCTGCCAATCCCACGCCCCCGCGTATAGCGGCTCCACTGAGAGCTCTAGCTGAACTGCGACGATTCGGTTCAGCAGCCTTCCGCAACCCGCAAGAACCTGGCGCTCATATCCTTGGACGTCAATCTTCAACACTGGCCTGTTGAGGACAAGTTCTCCTGCCGCGACGATCGAATCGAGCCTTCGAACCCTAACGCTCTCCCGTTTGACAACTTTCGCGTCGGGAGCCGCCTCCACATGGCGGTCCAGCATGTCCACCAGCGAACTGCTCGCGCCCGCGTTCGCCGTGACGTTCAGGTCGGCCGAGCCGTCAAAATCTCCGAGCGCCTCGCCGCGCACATTCCACTTCTCATCTGTCTCTGCCGAGAGCACGAGATCGCGGCGCGCGGCCTCCCCGGGTTCGAACGACACGATGTCGCCTCCGTACCCGAAACTCCTCAGAGTCCGGGCGAATCCACCGTTGTTGGCACCGATGTCGAGCACCATGCCCGGACGGGCCGAGAGCAGCGCGCGGAACAGCACATTGCCTTGCGTGTCCTGCGGGAACCTGCCTACCTCGAGCCCAACCTTCCGCAAGCGACTCCTCAATCTGGACTTGACTGACACGGCTCACCTTGATCGCACTCTGGGGGGACGACTACACCCAGGGACCGTATCACCCAGACAACGGGCTCTCGGAGTTCAGGCGGCTCGGAAACAGCCTCCGACACAGCGGACCGTTCGGGACCAATTAGAGTGGGGCGACGAACCCCCCGGGGCTTGTCCAGCACACAGTGGGGAAACCAAGCCGAAGTGATTCCTTACGGACGTCAGTCAGTAGACGAAGAAGACGTTGCGGCTGTCTCGTCAGTCCTGCGCAGCGCCTGGCTGACGACTGGACCCGCAGTCGAGGAGTTCGAATCCGAGCTCGCACGGCAAGTCGGCGCCGCGCAATGTGTATCCGTGACATCAGGCACGGCGGCGCTCCACTGCGCGTACACCGCAGGAGCCATCGGTCCGGGCGATGAGGTAATCACGCCACCCCTAACGTTTGTTGCCACGCAGGCCGCAGCAGCTGCGCTCGGCGCCAAGATCAAGTTCGCAGACGTTGAGCCTGATACCGGAAACATCGACCCAGCAGCCGCCGCCGCACTCGTTACTCCGCAGACCCGAGCGATCGTTGCAGTCGACTACGCCGGCCATCCGGCGGAGCTCGATGACCTGCGGTCCATCGCCCGCGAGCATGGAATCCTTCTCATAGAGGACGCAGCACATTCGATCGGATCCTGCTATCGCGGTCGGCCCGTCGGGTCGATCGCGGACCTCACGACGTTCTCGTTCTTCCCGACCAAGAACATCACAACGGGGGAGGGAGGTGCGGTCGCTACGGCTGATCCGACGCTCGCCCAGCGAGCGAGGTTGTTCCGGAATCACGGCCTGGTGCGGGACTCCAAGGCTCAGCGCTACCCAGACGAAGGACCATGGCATCAGGAGGTGCATGATTTCGGCCTCAACTACCGGCTGCCGGACATTCTCGCGGCCCTGGGCCTGAGCCAACTGGACCGCATGGCCGAGTTCAAGAGGCGCCGCGCGGAGATCTTCGGGCTCTACGCGGCGCTGCTCGGCGGCATTGACGACCTAGCTCTCCCGACGGTTCGGGACCATGTCGACCCAATGTGGCATCTCTTTCCGCTCAGAGTCCCGGCCAGCGAGCGCGCCCGAATCTTCCAAAGTCTGCGTAAGCGTGGCATCGGCGTGCAAGTGAACTACATGCCTGCGTACTGGCATCCGGTATTCGAGGATCTCGGCTACAAACGTGGGACGTGCCCCAACGCTGAGGCGTACTACCGGGAGGAGATCTCGCTCCCAATGTTCCCGGGTCTTCGTGATGACGAAGTGCACCGGGTGGCCGACGCTGTCGTCAGCAGCCTAGGAAGACCGGGCGCGTCATGAGCAAGCCTAGGCAGCGCATCGCGGTCTTCGCAAACAACCGGCTCGGTTTGCGCGTGGTCCGTCATCTCGCCGCTGACCCAGGCACCGAGATCCGCTTGTTGGTGCTCAATAGCAGACGCCGGGCGTTTGCCAGCGAGATTGCTGAAGCGGCAGGCGCGCATCATCCAGAGGTCTGGGCCGGAGACGAATTGGGCGATCCCGGCAAGACTGACCAACTCACAAGCATGGGCCTTGACTTCGGCGTTTCCGTATACTTCGGTCATCTGCTCTCGCGCGGCTCCATCCGTGCCTTCCAGAGGGGCGTCCTGAACCTTCATCCCGCGCTTCTCCCCTTCAACCGCGGTTCGCACCCCGCAGTGTGGGCGATATGGGACGGGACTCCGAATGGGGTGAGCATCCACGTCATCGACGAGGGCATCGACACGGGACCAGTCGTAGCTCAGGTGCCCGTTCGCGTCCGCCCGACTGACACGGCTGGCTCGCTCTACCTAAGGAACGAAGATCGGCTCTTCGATCTGTTCGCCGAGACCTATCCCGCATGGTGCGAAGGCCGAGTGCGGAATGCGAGGGTTTCAGGAGCTGGCAGCTACCACCGGCTCGCGGATTTCGATCAAGTTGCTAGGGTCACGATGGATG
Above is a genomic segment from Candidatus Nanopelagicales bacterium containing:
- a CDS encoding FkbM family methyltransferase, whose product is MATLKSIRNKIVDNRPAQAALRKASRARVIPPRVYEKIPPLGSHPVITPEGNTIAYVADLSDMMARQVVWGNLQVWEATSLQIFSKLARSSVRFLDVGAYTGIYSLIACADGPGEAIAFEPNPAVRPLLARNIRANNFDHRVTVIPKAASDTPGTATMTIPFDTTAARLDASGTGPCVEVTTVDDVLAGRRVDIMKIDVERLEPQVLKGAANSLSQYHPALIIECLDQESFVAVDELVRGFGYDNCQHLGQRGVASTTSFVEEPAFANFLWQTTHR
- a CDS encoding FkbM family methyltransferase, whose protein sequence is MRKVGLEVGRFPQDTQGNVLFRALLSARPGMVLDIGANNGGFARTLRSFGYGGDIVSFEPGEAARRDLVLSAETDEKWNVRGEALGDFDGSADLNVTANAGASSSLVDMLDRHVEAAPDAKVVKRESVRVRRLDSIVAAGELVLNRPVLKIDVQGYERQVLAGCGRLLNRIVAVQLELSVEPLYAGAWDWQEAIEWLEAEGYRLRGLEPGFCDSSTGVMLQFDAVLCRDDDQDSRDSIHGSRS
- the pseC gene encoding UDP-4-amino-4,6-dideoxy-N-acetyl-beta-L-altrosamine transaminase translates to MGRRTPRGLSSTQWGNQAEVIPYGRQSVDEEDVAAVSSVLRSAWLTTGPAVEEFESELARQVGAAQCVSVTSGTAALHCAYTAGAIGPGDEVITPPLTFVATQAAAAALGAKIKFADVEPDTGNIDPAAAAALVTPQTRAIVAVDYAGHPAELDDLRSIAREHGILLIEDAAHSIGSCYRGRPVGSIADLTTFSFFPTKNITTGEGGAVATADPTLAQRARLFRNHGLVRDSKAQRYPDEGPWHQEVHDFGLNYRLPDILAALGLSQLDRMAEFKRRRAEIFGLYAALLGGIDDLALPTVRDHVDPMWHLFPLRVPASERARIFQSLRKRGIGVQVNYMPAYWHPVFEDLGYKRGTCPNAEAYYREEISLPMFPGLRDDEVHRVADAVVSSLGRPGAS
- a CDS encoding formyltransferase family protein; this translates as MSKPRQRIAVFANNRLGLRVVRHLAADPGTEIRLLVLNSRRRAFASEIAEAAGAHHPEVWAGDELGDPGKTDQLTSMGLDFGVSVYFGHLLSRGSIRAFQRGVLNLHPALLPFNRGSHPAVWAIWDGTPNGVSIHVIDEGIDTGPVVAQVPVRVRPTDTAGSLYLRNEDRLFDLFAETYPAWCEGRVRNARVSGAGSYHRLADFDQVARVTMDEATTVGDLIRRMRAATFDVGGGLIITGDHGCRYRARISIAEEEDPDE